The following coding sequences are from one Rutidosis leptorrhynchoides isolate AG116_Rl617_1_P2 chromosome 11, CSIRO_AGI_Rlap_v1, whole genome shotgun sequence window:
- the LOC139877589 gene encoding protein SINE1-like encodes MGRNLSPVLRRELENLDKDSASRKSAMKALKSYLKDLDSKSIPIFLAQVSETKETGSTSGEYTISLYEVLARFHGTEIVPQIDNIMLTIIKTLTSSAGSFPLHQACSKVVPAIARYGIDPMTPDVKKREIIHSLCKPLSDSILSSHENLSSGAALCLRALVDSDNWRFASGQMVNEVCQRVAAALENSTQTNAHMGLVMSLAKHNALVVEDYARLLIRSGVGILKMGVDESNSQKRFLAIQMVNYLIRNLDYKCIVSELTFVIEEFEKCQNDQMAYVKVAAFEAIQMAKKILSVERGSRTRDQSTPVNGSPRSETMSYSPFTISFASRNDVNCDRRSMNRKLWSDVDVSLKDGLFSGEMSTPRSVIESFENQEDYEDEFSGFVQRSPNNGYSGSRSRSYVNVNNTNLFTTPRKLVKSLQVPNDDFSDNQSRRFRSPSSSKFNWSPNASDDQNGVHNDLNESFANAEQLDGTSESVSSTADIIPLNANQNGLKLPPSQQLVVKASLKSKIPIAVTITSGLFVLIAVVCFLWVRELDEGCYNLVPT; translated from the exons ATGGGAAGAAATTTGAGCCCGGTGTTAAGACGCGAGTTAGAAAATCTTGATAAAGATTCAGCTAGTCGAAAATCAGCCATGAAAGCTTTGAAATCATACCTAAAAGATCTCGATTCGAAGTCGATCCCAATCTTTCTCGCTCAAGTTTCCGAAACTAAGGAAACGGGGTCCACATCAGGCGAATACACAATTTCACTGTACGAAGTTCTTGCTCGTTTTCATGGCACCGAAATCGTTCCTCAAATCGATAACATCATGTTGACCATTATAAAGACGTTGACTTCTAGCGCAGGCTCGTTTCCTCTTCATCAAGCTTGCTCTAAAGTGGTCCCCGCCATTGCACGATACGGGATTGACCCCATGACACCCGATGTCAAAAAACGCGAAATTATTCATTCGCTTTGTAAGCCACTTTCGGATTCGATTTTATCGAGCCACGAGAATTTATCGTCTGGTGCTGCACTTTGTTTACGAGCGCTTGTCGATTCAGATAATTGGCGTTTTGCTTCGGGTCAAATGGTCAACGAAGTTTGTCAACGGGTCGCTGCAGCTTTAGAGAATAGTACACAAACAAACGCTCATATGGGTTTAGTTATGTCGTTAGCGAAACATAACGCTTTGGTAGTTGAGGATTACGCAAGATTGTTGATTCGTTCTGGTGTTGGGATCTTGAAAATGGGTGTCGATGAATCGAACTCTCAAAAACGGTTTTTGGCTATTCAAATGGTGAATTATCTGATTAGAAATTTGGATTATAAATGTATAGTTTCGGAGTTGACTTTTGTGATTGAAGAATTCGAAAAGTGTCAAAATGATCAAATGGCGTATGTTAAAGTGGCTGCTTTTGAAGCGATACAAATGGCGAAAAAGATCTTGAGCGTTGAAAGAGGATCGCGTACAAGAGATCAGTCAACACCGGTCAATGGATCACCTCGATCCGAAACGATGTCGTATTCACCGTTTACGATAAGTTTTGCGTCTCGAAACGATGTTAATTGTGATAGGAGAAGTATGAATCGAAAACTTTGGAGCGATGTTGATGTGTCGTTGAAAGACGGGTTGTTTTCAGGTGAAATGAGTACTCCGAGAAGTGTAATCGAAAGTTTCGAGAATCAAGAAGATTACGAGGACGAATTTTCGGGATTCGTGCAGAGAAGCCCGAATAACGGATACTCGGGAAGC AGATCAAGATCATACGTGAATGTCAACAACACGAATCTTTTCACGACACCTAGAAAATTAGTCAAGTCTCTTCAGGTTCCTAACGATGACTTCTCAGATAATCAAAGCCGAAGATTCAGAAGCCCGTCCTCGAGCAAATTCAATTGGAGCCCTAACGCAAGTGACGACCAAAACGGGGTCCACAACGACCTTAATGAAAGTTTCGCTAATGCAGAACAGCTGGACGGTACCTCAGAATCTGTGTCTTCAACTGCAGACATCATCCCTTTGAATGCGAATCAAAATGGGTTGAAATTACCACCTTCCCAACAACTTGTCGTTAAGGCTAGCTTAAAATCGAAGATACCGATAGCTGTCACCATTACTTCTGGGCTATTCGTGTTGATTGCGGTAGTATGTTTCTTGTGGGTACGAGAACTCGATGAAGGCTGTTACAATCTCGTACCTACCTGA